A portion of the Aricia agestis chromosome 1, ilAriAges1.1, whole genome shotgun sequence genome contains these proteins:
- the LOC121725705 gene encoding pyruvate kinase-like yields the protein MALPWHIPLSALPQDLNVEKGNSFCDHYSRIDIHQNPRNELQTGMMCEIGECNRDPSTIQRLIASGMTVARLNLKDHEPDACSQLIQSIRQAVINYSIELDYVYPLALIVDVKGPDIVTGNLKGGPKNIIELIVNESIKLTTDSSWQDCGTVECLFIDYNHLTDLQCGDGIYIDSLRSGQIKLAITDIGEDSVNCTVTKGGIIGSKMTARIYKVPNEVESHKRISSTESLCNNHTPSQSFDNIKAQINWAVSADIDAIIVPNVKEIEDMRCVRDVLSDNGKHILVYASIDSLTGYDNFDTILLEADGVYVDRFVLCNDLPVEKIFIAQKVILAKCNNIGKPCIFKAVINEQVPTLCVTDIANLILDGADVLSFELHYDFPLKKHVSSFNDIRIAEHCLTAACVICKNAERVSEPLGKLKSGANNLGGPAKLIGLSAVDLAAYSKASAIICLTSSGRTAKIISHLRPNCVIVAITRACHTARQLRFWKGVQPLHYYEAPKPSWAMEVESRISAALDYCKSKRILCAGDPYVLVTGSRRGAGYCDSIKLLYASAKDTFFLE from the coding sequence atggcgttgccgtGGCATATTCCATTATCGGCACTTCCTCAGGATCTTAACGTTGAGAAAGGAAATTCTTTTTGTGACCATTATAGTAGAATCGATATACACCAAAATCCTCGAAATGAACTTCAAACTGGCATGATGTGTGAAATAGGCGAATGCAATCGAGATCCAAGTACAATACAAAGATTAATCGCATCAGGGATGACTGTGGCTAGATTAAATCTAAAAGATCACGAACCTGACGCTTGTTCACAACTGATACAAAGTATAAGACAGGCGGTTATTAATTACAGTATTGAACTAGATTATGTCTATCCACTGGCTTTGATAGTAGATGTGAAAGGGCCTGATATTGTGACAGGTAATCTTAAAGGAggaccaaaaaatataattgaacTGATCGTTAATGAATCTATAAAATTAACTACGGATTCAAGTTGGCAAGATTGCGGCACAGTAGAATGTTTGTTTATAGATTATAATCATTTAACTGATTTACAATGTGGTGATGGCATTTACATTGATAGCTTAAGGTCAGGGCAAATTAAATTAGCCATCACTGATATTGGGGAGGATTCGGTTAATTGCACAGTTACAAAAGGTGGTATAATTGGTTCTAAAATGACCGCACGGATCTATAAAGTACCTAACGAAGTAGAGAGTCATAAAAGAATTTCTAGTACTGAATCTTTATGTAATAATCATACCCCATCACAATCATTTGATAATATCAAGGCTCAAATAAATTGGGCAGTCTCAGCAGATATTGATGCAATAATAGTCCCTAACGTCAAGGAAATAGAAGATATGCGATGCGTTAGGGACGTTCTTTCTGATAATGGAAAACATATTCTTGTTTATGCTTCAATTGACTCCCTAACGGGGTACGATAACTTTGACACAATTTTATTAGAAGCAGATGGAGTTTATGTTGATCGGTTTGTGTTGTGTAATGATTTACctgttgaaaaaatatttattgctcAAAAAGTAATATTAGCAAAGTGTAATAACATTGGCAAGCCTTGCATATTTAAAGCCGTTATAAACGAACAAGTCCCTACCCTGTGCGTTACCGATATTGCTAATTTAATTTTGGATGGTGCTGATGTTCTTAGTTTTGAGCTTCACTACGATTTTCCATTAAAAAAGCACGTTTCTTCATTTAATGATATTCGAATAGCCGAACATTGCCTAACTGCTGCCTGCGTTATATGCAAAAATGCAGAGAGAGTGTCGGAGCCCTtaggtaaattaaaaagtggtgcAAATAATCTCGGTGGACCTGCGAAACTAATTGGTCTAAGTGCTGTTGACTTAGCAGCTTATTCAAAAGCGTCTGCTATAATATGTCTCACCTCTTCAGGACGTACagcaaaaattatttcacattTAAGACCAAATTGTGTAATAGTAGCTATCACCAGAGCATGTCATACGGCAAGGCAATTACGGTTTTGGAAAGGAGTACAACCACTACATTATTACGAGGCCCCAAAGCCTTCTTGGGCGATGGAAGTAGAATCGCGCATAAGCGCTGCCCTTGATTATTGTAAATCCAAACGTATATTGTGTGCCGGTGATCCATATGTATTGGTAACTGGATCTCGTAGGGGAGCAGGCTATTGCGACTCTATCAAACTTTTGTATGCGAGTGCAaaagatacattttttttggaatag